A section of the Salmo salar chromosome ssa05, Ssal_v3.1, whole genome shotgun sequence genome encodes:
- the LOC106604251 gene encoding gastrula zinc finger protein XlCGF57.1 produces the protein MSKLQLLNGYVTERLTAAATEISIAIETTIVELHEEISRSTEENDRLRRLLDLVFTRQIKSHRDPHQLTLPISEEEVPPEQQHCEEEWSPSLGDPKLTQIKEEQEELWTNQEEEQLQGLGEADLIKFIFTSPCVESDCDQENQSQPSHLHQTQTVEDRERDSLLTYTTDEIKTEPDGKNYRVSEPANDSQPLSAVTPDCSAAQSENMESDDEEESGGQPSGSKTLKSKRKETNKGEKRTATMLPRLTSSSVNTHYCKVCRKTFLSYGFLIYHVRKTHTEHKECQCGVCGKYLCSTESMTGHLQTHTEENISCHVCGKCFSKNGDLKTHIRSHTGEKPFQCTQCSKCYTQKVHLKNHMRTHTGEKPFRCKECGKYFTQKNTLSNHMMIHRGEKPYQCKTCGKSFTERGTLSRHMRVHTGEKPHQCQECGKRFTERGNLTKHIKIHRGEKSYCCSYCSRCFTDEANCKRHMRTVHNSENI, from the exons ATGTCTAAACTACAGTTGCTGAACGGGTATGTTACTGAACGACTAACGGCGGCTGCTACAGAGATATCCATAGCCATAGAGACAACCATAGTGGAGTTGCATGAAGAAATCTCCCGTTCGACGGAGGAGAATGATCGTCTACGAAGACTGTTGGATTTGGTTTTCACCCGACAGATAAAGTCACACAGAG ATCCCCACCAGCTCACACTCCCCATATCTGAAGAGGAGGTTCCCCctgagcagcagcactgtgagGAGGAGTGGAGCCCCAGTCTGGGGGACCCAAAGCTCACACAGattaaagaggaacaggaggaactCTGGACCaatcaggaggaagagcagcttcaagGACTGGGGGAGGCTGATCTCATAAAGTTCATATTCACTTCTCCCTGTGTGGAAAGTGACTGTGATCAGGAGAACCAATCTCAGCCATCACATCTACACCAAACCCAAActgtggaggacagagagagagactctctacTCACCTACACAACTGATGAGATCAAAACAGAACCTGATGGAAAGAATTACAGAGTATCAGAACCAGCCAATgactctcagcccctctctgcagtAACTCCAGACTGTTCTGCAGCTCAGAGTGAAAACATGGAaagtgatgatgaggaggagagtggaggacagCCATCAGGGTCTAAGACACTCAAATCAAAAAGAAAAGAGACAAATAAAGGAGAAAAGAGGACAGCCACAATGTTGCCCCGTTTGACATCCTCTAGTGTTAATACTCATTATTGCAAGGTGTGTAGGAAGACTTTTCTGTCATACGGTTTTTTAATCTATCATGTgcgaaaaacacacacagagcataaGGAAtgccagtgtggtgtgtgtggaaaatactTATGTTCTACAGAAAGTATGACAGGTCATCTACAAACTCATACTGAAGAAAACATTTCTTGTCATGTTTGTGGCAAATGTTTCTCCAAGAATGGTGATCTCAAAACACATATTAGGagtcatacaggagagaaaccatttcaGTGTACTCAATGTAGTAAATGCTACACACAGAAAGTACACCTTAAAAATCATATGAGAACTCATACAGGGGAGAAACCATTTAGGTGTAAAGAATGTGGGAAATACTTCACACAGAAGAATACCCTGTCCAATCACATGATGATCCACAGAGGGGAGAAACCATATCAGTGCAAAACATGTGGAAAAAGCTTCACTGAAAGAGGAACCCTGAGCAGGCATATGAGagttcacacaggggagaaaccacaTCAGTGCCAAGAATGTGGGAAACGCTTCACTGAGCGTGGAAACCTGACTAAACATATAAAGATCCACAGAGGGGAGAAATCCTATTGTTGCAGCTACTGTAGCAGATGCTTTACTGATGAAGCAAATTGTAAAAGACACATGAGGACTGTTCACAACAGTGAGAACATATGA
- the LOC106604250 gene encoding uncharacterized protein, which translates to MDDDNHRLFQRVSQKLGWTEKGGLETAEEQLIKSISKTRRPATGVHFSRGAQYLPPRVQLHLPDSEEEDDGGSGKENQVSKGNSYRTKVLIESSDDDFDQFLVEQATPKAASRKHFSAANKVSEPVLVLSSDSDGGFENFLSRVKTPKPKEAERDSVDSLRNFIVDSFSSDDDFVLQKKKTPTSKGASNAPKPSSSQLPVRRPLSQCDSPVFLSNSEDDGIVMKSTWRTRHPVRQPPTSRTHKVKVPQSNQEDIFFPSPSPPSLASPSSPPLPSSTPAPLPQRAHSAPSTLEDSASSEEEFLSLLERIKKNHKTGNTPTPKHNTGPNQKPSLSAPRPKASKEAGPRPVGRTPLDLKTPAQLLVTKPSETRLQTSSLSSSRVSAAGCMTPGCFLQSLSGPGSIFSRNFKQIKEELTSKLYRLYNTSVFDSKLPSNMSVSWNNKMRKTAGYCITGQERGSGNRYARIQLSEKVCDSADRLRDTLVHEMCHAATWLINSVRDGHGPFWKLYARKATLAHPELPMVTRCHSYDINYKYQYQCSCCKNTLGRHSKSLDTQRFVCALCSGPLVLLAPAKPRAPTPFANFVKENYGSVRQNLVGQSHGEVMRKLSVDFATKTKLSPN; encoded by the exons ATGGATGACGACAATCACAGATTATTTCAAAGAGTTTCACAGAAACTGGGCTGGACAGAGAAGGGAGGGTTGGAAACAGCAGAAGAACAG CTGATTAAGAGCATCAGTAAGACTCGGCGTCCGGCCACAGGCGTTCACTTCTCCAGGGGTGCTCAATACCTTCCTCCCCGAGTCCAGCTGCATCTGccagacagtgaggaagaggatgaCGGAGGCTCAGGGAAAGAGAACCAGGTCTCCAAGGGCAACAGTTACAGGACCAAGGTGTTGATAGAGTCCAGCGATGATGATTTCGACCAGT TTCTTGTGGAGCAGGCTACACCCAAAGCTGCTTCTCGGAAACATTTCAGTGCTGCTAACAAAGTCAG TGAACCAGTCCTTGTATTAAGCTCAGACAGTGATGGAGGCTTTGAAAACT TCCTGAGCCGTGTGAAAACTCCCAAGCCCAAGGAAGCGGAACGTGACAGTGTAGACAG CCTCAGAAACTTTATTGTCGACAGCTTTTCCTCCGACGATGACTTTGTCCTCCAGAAGAAAAAAACACCTACCTCCAAAG GTGCCTCTAACGCCCCTAAACCGTCATCCTCCCAGCTCCCAGTCAGAAGACCCCTGTCCCAGTGTGACTCCCCAGTTTTCCTCAGCAACAGTGAAGATGATGGTATCGTGATGAAGAGCACGTGGAGGACGCGCCACCCTGTGCGCCAGCCGCCGACGTCTCGGACACACAAAGTCAAAGTTCCACAAAGTAACCAGGAGGACATCTTCTTTCCCTcgccctcccctccttctctggcctctcccagctctcctcctctcccctcttccaccCCGGCCCCCCTTCCACAGCGGGCCCACTCAGCCCCGTCGACGCTGGAGGACTCAGCCAGCTCAGAGGAAGAGTTCCTCAGCTTACTGGAAAGAATTAAGAAGAACCACAAGACCGGCAACACCCCAACACCTAAACATAACACAG GGCCCAATCAGAAGCCCTCCCTGTCAGCTCCACGGCCCAAAGCCTCGAAAGAGGCGGGCCCTCGGCCGGTAGGGAGAACACCATTGGATCTGAAGACTCCAGCACAGCTGCTTGTCACTAAACCCTCAGAGACCAGACTCCAGACCAGCAGCCTTTCGTCCTCCAG GGTGTCAGCAGCAGGTTGTATGACTCCGGGATGtttcctccagtctctgtctggaCCAGGCTCCATCTTCAGCCGTAACTTCAAACAGATCAAGGAGGAGCTCACCAGCAAACTGTATCGCCTGTACAACACCAGCGTGTTCGAcagcaag CTGCCCAGTAACATGtcagtgagctggaataacaagaTGAGAAAAACTGCTGGCTACTGCATCACAGGGCAGGAGAGAGGAAGTGGGAACCGATACGCCCGCATCCAACTCTCTGAGAAAGTCTGTGACTCTGCAG ACCGCCTGCGGGACACATTGGTTCATGAGATGTGCCACGCTGCCACCTGGTTGATCAACAGTGTGAGGGATGGGCACGGCCCCTTCTGGAAGCTGTACGCCCGCAAGGCCACGCTGGCACACCCCGAGCTGCCCATGGTCACCCGCTGCCACAGCTATGACATTAACTacaagtaccagtaccagtgCAGCTGCTGCAAAaacac ACTCGGTCGTCACTCTAAGTCTCTGGACACCCAGAGGTTTGTGTGTGCCCTCTGTTCGGGTCCGCTGGTCCTGCTCGCCCCCGCCAAGCCCCGGGCACCCACGCCCTTCGCCAACTTCGTCAAGGAGAACTATGGCAGTGTTCGTCAAAACCTGGTGGGTCAGAGCCACGGTGAGGTAATGAGGAAACTCAGTGTTGACTTTGCCACCAAGACCAAACTCAGCCCGAACTGA